Below is a window of Salinibacter grassmerensis DNA.
CGCGGGCTCCTTTCTCTTCCAGAAATCCACAGACCGTTGTCTTTCCACTTCCAATGCCCCCTGTCACACCCAAGGTGGTCACGGTGACAAAGCACAAATGTACAGACATCGACGCTCGAATGACGGACGGCCGCCCGCTCTTCTCGCGGGGTGCCGTCGCCCGATCACCCTGGGGGCCAGCTCATGCGGCGCCCTCCGAGGAGATGGAGATGGAGGTGCCACACCGACTGTCCACCGTCGTCTCCACAATTGATGACCGTGCGGTAGCCATCACGCAGCCCTTCCTCCTGGGCCAGTTCCCGGGCCACTACAAATAGGTGCCCGACCAGGTCTTTGTCCTCCGTGTCCAGGTCGTCGAGCGACGGAATCGGCTTGCGGGGAACGATGAGGATGTGCGTGGGCGCCTCCGGATTGATATCGTGAAAGGCCACGCACCGGTCGTCCTCGTGGACGATATCGGCGTCTTCTTCACCGTCAATGATGCGTTGGAAGATGGTCTTCTCGGACATGGGATCGGTCCACAGTCCGTGAGCGGGATCGAATGGACGGCCTCTTGTGCAGATGCCGTGCCACCACAATATAGATGCGGCGGCCGAATCACAAGGGCCCCGTCGGCCCAGAGTGGCCCGTTTTGCGACGCCTCCGATACATGTGCGAACAGATTGACAACTATGCACCCGTTTATTCCTGCTAAACAACACCAAGCGGAGTGGTCGGTACGCACGGGCATGGTGATTGCGCTCAGCTCTTTTTGAACATCCTTTTGCTATGTCCACCGTTTACATCACCCGTAAGGTCCACTTCAATGCCGCCCATCGGCTTCATAATCCTGAGAAGTCAGATGCGTGGAACGAGGAGACCTACGGAAAGGATAACAATCCGAACTGGCACGGCCACAACTACGAGCTGGAAGTGACGGTGGCCGGCGAGCCAGACCCCGAGACCGGGTACGTGGTCGACCTGGGCATCCTGAAGGACATTCTCCACGATCGGGTGCTCGACAAGGTAGACCACCAGAACCTGAACCTGGAGGTCGATTTCATGGACGGGGTGATCCCGTCGAGCGAAAACTTTGCGATCGCCATCTGGAACGAAATTGAAGACGCACTTCCCAACGGGGAGCTCCACTGCGTACGACTGTACGAGACCCCTCGCAACTTCGTGGAATACCGGGGCGAGTAGCCACGCCGGGGTTCTCCTCCACACGCTCTCTCACCGCTCTCACTTTCTGCAATGGCTGAGAAAAAGATTCAATCGAGCGGGCTGCGCACCAACGGCTCCGCCGACGGCATGCCGCCGAAGCTCTACGAGCGACGCGACATCTACGATGAAGAAACGTCCAAGGCCCTCGGCGAGCACATCGAGGCCATTCTCGACATCCTAGGCGAAGACACAGATCGGGAGGGCCTCGACGACACCCCTGAGCGCGTCGCCCGTGCCTACCAATTTTTGATGCACGGGTACGCCCTCGACCCGAAAGACATCCTGCGCCAGGCCCTCTTCGAAGAGGCCTACGACGAGATGATCCTCGTCAAGGACATCGAGGTGTACTCGATGTGCGAGCACCACATGCTGCCATTCTACGGCAAGGCCCATGTGGCCTACATCCCGGACGGCCAGATTGTGGGGCTCAGCAAAATCCCGCGGACGGTTGAGGTCTTTGCCCGGCGCCTGCAGGTGCAGGAACGCCTCACCCTCCAGATCCGAAACGCCATCGACGAGGTGGTCGATCCCATGGGAACGGCCGTCGTCATTGAGGCGAAGCACCTCTGCATGATGATGCGAGGGGCCGAAAAGCAGAACTCGGCGACCACGACCAGCTCGGTAAGCGGCGAGTTCAACAACCACGCCACCCGAGACGAGTTTATGCGTCTTATCGGCGCCACCGAGTAGCCCCACGATCGAGTGGGGTGGCAGGGCTGCTCAATCAATCGACTCGACCCCCACAAACCGCCTCTCAAAGATGATCGCCGTCGTCACGGGCGCGAGCCAGGGCATCGGGCAGGCCATCGGGGAGGCCTTCGCCGAGCAATACGATGCACGAGTGGCCCTGGTGTCGCGGACCCGCACGGCACTGGAGCAGACTGCCGACGCCTGTCGGGCGCGGGGCGGCACGCCACTCGTGCTTCCGACCGACGTGACCGACGACGCGGCGGTGACCGACATGGCGGGGGCGGTGCACGAAGAGTGGGGCCCGCCGGACGTGCTGGTCAACAACGCCGGGGCGTTCACCCACGTGCCCCTCGACGAGCTGACCCTGGAGGGATTCCGCGATCAGATTGACGTCAACCTCACGAGCGCCTTCGCCGTGACGACGGCGTTCCTGCCCGCGATGCGCGAACGGGGCGAGGGGCACCTCTTCTTCATGGGCTCGGTGGCGTCCCTGATGGCCTACCCCGGCAACGCCGGTTACTGTGCCGCCAAACATGGCCTCCGCGGATTCGCCCGGACCGTGCGCGAGGAGACGAAGGACGAAGGCCTCCGCGTAACCACGGTGCTGCCCGGTGCCACCGACACGCCTACCTGGGCGGGAAGCGGCATTTCGAAGGATCGATTCATGGCCCCGGAGGACGTGGCCCAATCCGTGGTGGACGCCTACCGCCTCTCCGACCGCACGGTGCTCGAGGAGCTGCTCCTCCGGCCGCAGGAAGGAGACGTGTAGCCCACGTCAGCGCTCGCCCTCCTCCGCGAGCCGTTCCGCCGGCACCCACGCCCACGTCAAGGTGCCGGCGACGAGTGTCACATCCTCCTCTGGGGCCGTGAGCGTCACGTCCACCGCAATCTGACCCAGGGGACGGGAACGGATCTGGCCCGTTTCGTCGTCGGTGAGGGTCGCCTCCGCCTGGACGGACTCCCGCGCGAAGTTCTCGAACGATATGTCCATCGTGCGCAGCAGGGGCGAGGAGCCGTCCGGCACGTTGAGGGCTACGACGAGCCCGGTCGCGGTTTCGGCCAGGAGGCCGAGGGCCGCGGCGTGGAGGCCGCCGAGGTGATTTTGGAGGCGCTCGTTGTTGTCGAGGCGGACGGCGACCCGACGCGGGGTGTACACCTCGACGAAGCACCCGGCGGTGTCGACGAACGGGATCACCTCCCCCACCGCCTGAGTGACGAGGGGAGGCCGCAGGTGGGATGGGGTCTCGCCGTATCGATCGGCAATTCGAACAAACGGATTGAGGGCTGCCATCGGACAAGGATCTGCTTGTGAGAATTAAGAGAGGGTCTACCGGACGAACGCTGGCGATGACCGGGCAGAACGGGACGACACGTTTCCTGCTTTGGTAACGTATGGCCCGTTCGTCCCTCCAGCCTTCAAAACCACACGTTTCGCCTGGATAGATCCGACACAACAGAGAACGTATCCCCCCTCGGCTCGTAAGGAGACTCCGCTCATCTTAACCCGCTCCCCGGACCCTCGCCACGCAGGTTCCTCGCGTCATGCCCAATCCGTCGCTCAAGGACACCGCTCTCGACGAACTGGAGCGCCTTATCACCGAGAAGATGCCCATTACGGAGCATCTCGAGTTCGAGCTTGCCGCGGACGAGCAGGGACGCCTGCGCGCCTCCGCGCCCCTGAAGCCGAACGCCAACCACATGGGCAGCGCGTTCGGGGGCAGCCTCAGCATGTTGGCCACGGTCACCGGCTGGGCGATGATGCACCAGCTCGTGCAGGACGCGATGCACGACGCGATGGAGGACATGCGCGAACGGGTCGAGGTCATGATCCAGGAGAGTGACATCGAGTACCTCCAGCCCGTCTACGAAAACATCTCGGTGGTCTGCGAGCCCCCGGACGAGGACGCCCAAGAGCGGTTTCAGGAAATGCTGGACCGCTGGGGGCGGGCACGGATCGAGTTGGAGTGCAAGATCAACGAGGCGGGGGAGCGGGCCGTCACCTTCATCGGCCAATACGTGGCCCTCGACCGGGGCGAGGAGCAAGGCGACGGCGCTCCATTTCACATGGAGAGTTGTGACCCCGCAGACATGTAGCCTCTACAGCACCTCTTCGTACATCTGATACGGCGGCTCGCTCATCCCCAGTGTCTCGTACGCCGCCTGGGCCGCCGCGTTGTCCTGCTCTACATAGAGACGGAGCCCACACACGCCGTCGGCCGCACGGGCCCGCCGGCGCACCTCACGGTGAAGGGCGGAATAGACACCCGTCCGCCGCGACGAAGAACGCACGTACACACTCTGAATCCACCAGAAGTCTGCGTTGCGCCAGTCGCTCCACTCGGTTGTGATCATCAGGCTTCCGACAATCGTCCCCTCCCGCTCCGCGACGAGATAGAATGCCTGCCCGGACGTGTCGAACACGGCCCGCACACCGGCCCGCACAGTCTCGGGGTCAAGCGTCTTGTCCTCGGTCTCTTCCGCCATTGCCTCGTTGAAGTGCACGAGCGTCTCGGCGTCATCAAGAGTAGCGCGGCGTACGGCGGGGGCGTCCGGCATGACGGTGAAGCTGCGTGGGAGACTCATAGTTCTGCGCGACGCGAAGACGGATCCATTCCTTCCGAGGGTCCGCTCCCATACTCGTGAAACCAACCCTCACCGTCAAGCCCTCCCTGGTTGAGGGTCTTGTCGCCGAGCGAGCACAGCGGCGCCGTCTCGCTTTTGTCGGAACCACGACCTACGTTGCCAATCCGTTCAGCGCGCCTCCCGCTCCCATCACGACGGTTCCGCGGACGCATGTCTCTCAACATCGACCTCGATTCGGTCGGAGATCCGCTCGCCGACCTCGTGCGCATCGACTCGACAAACCCTGCGCTCGGGGCAGACGGACACGGAGCGGGGGAGACGGAACTCGCCGCCGCCATTGCCACGCGGATGCGCGACATCGGGCTTGAAGTGGACCACTGGGAACCAGCCCCCGGGCGTCCCAACGTCGTCGGGGTTCTTCCGGGGGACGGCGACGGCCGTTCATTGATGTGGAATGCCCATACGGACACCGTGGGCGTCGAGGGCATGGACACCCCTTTCACCCCCGTCCGGCAGAACGGACGCCTCTACGGGCGCGGCGCCCAGGACATGAAGGGCAGCCTCGTGGCCCAATTGATCGCTGCACGTGTCCTCCGGGAGTCTGACGCGTCGCTCTCCGGGGATGTGATCGTCGCCGCGGTGGCCGACGAGGAGCACAAGAGCATCGGCACCGAGGCACTCCTGGGCCGCTACGACGTCGACGGCGCCGTCGTCACGGAGCCGACGGACCTGGAGCTCGTCCGCGCCCACAAGGGCTTCGTATGGATTGACATCCGGACGCAGGGCCGCGCCGCGCATGGCTCGCGCCCCGCCGAGGGCGTCGACGCCAACATGCACATGGGCCGTGTTCTTTCGGAATTGGAGGCGCTCAACCAGTCTCTTTCCTCCGACGGGGACCACACGCTCGTCGGCCCGCCCTCTCTCCACGCGGGCCCGCTCCGGGGCGGCAACGCCCCAAGCGTGTACGCGGCCGAGTGCCGTCTGCGGATGGAGCGCCGCACCGTGCCGGGCGAGTCCGCCGGGGACGCTTTGGAAGAGGTCCAGGCCCTTCTGCACGAGCTCAGCGAAGCGGACGACGCCTTCGAGGCGGAGGCCAAAGTCGCGTTCTCGAGAGGGGCGCTCGAAACGCCCGCGGACGCCGCCATCGCCTCTGCCGCGCGTGCAGGTCTGGCTCGCACCCTCGATACCGATCCCCCTCCAGACACGGGCGCGTCGTTCTGGACGGACGCGGCCCTCCTGGCCGCCGCCGGCACCGAGACCGTCGTCCTGGGCCCGAAAGGGGCCGGCCTCCACACCACGGAGGAGTGGGTTGACCTTGACTCGGTGGCGCAGCTCGCAGAGGTGCTGGTCCACACGGCCCGCCGGTACTGCGCGTAGCCTCCGTGGACCTACCCGTCCGCCCGGCTCAGCTTGTGCGCCTGGCGGGTCGGCTCCGGAATCTTGTACCGAGGACTGCACTCCAGCATCAGGGCCGCCGCGCCGTCGAGCGTGCAGCGGTGGCCGATGCTCACGTAAACCGGGTTCACGTCCGTCCGCGTCCGGAGCACCGTCCCGATCGTCTCCCCGTCGTCGACCAACGGCACGCGACTGCCCTTCTCGGGGCTAAGCTCCCCCTGCGGCGCCCCAATCAGAATCGACTTCGCGACGCCGACCGCCGGCACGTCGAGCAGTACGCCGAGGTGGCAGGCCAGCCCAAAGCGACGCGGATGGGCCGCCCCGTGGCTGTCGGTCACGAACACGTCCGGCGTCGCGCGAAGCCGCTCGAGCGCGGGGAGCACGGCCGGCATCTCGCGAAAGCTGAGCAGGCCCGGCACGTACGGAAACGGCACCTCGCAGCGGTGAACCGCCTCGTCGACCACGTTCAGCTCTGGCAACTGAAGCACGGAGACGGCCGCCTGAGCCATGTCGTCGCGCACGCTCACATCGATCCCAGCGACGGTCTCGACCCCGTCCGGCAGGGCCCTCTCAGTCACCTCCGACGCCAATCGGCGCTGGATGCGCTTGGCCTCATCGGTCGAGACATTCCAGTCGTGGGACTGCGGAAGGGACTCGTTCATGCGGAAACTGACATTGTGGAAAAGCCGCCGCCCGGTTACCTCGGCCGGTCGGGGAGAAAGAGACCTCTTTTGGGAAAGAAAGCCACTCTCGTCCTCCGGGGCAACCCTTCCCTCCCCCAGACCCTGCCCCCTGTACGCTGTTCAGTGCTCTAGGTGCGCCGTGCCCGCGGTCCCTGCCCGCCCGCCACGCAACGCAAGGTCAAAGTTTCGGTGAATCAAGACGAAAAGGAATCCTGACCGTAATGCGAGCATTGATATTGGGTCCCAAACGACGCCGACAGGTTTCGGCTGGGGTCCATAGCTCAGTTGGTTAGAGCGCTACGTTGACATCGTAGAGGTCAGTGGTTCGAGTCCACTTGGACCCACTGCTGCCGCTCTCAGGAGGCTCCCTGGGGCGGCTTTTTTGTTGGCGGTGCCCCCGCCCGTGCGCTGTTCACCGAGGACCCCTCTGCCCCATGGCCGAAATCGACGAGACGAGCATCGACATCACCCTCCCGGACGGCTCCACGCAAACCCATCCGGCGGGCACGACGGGGCTTGAGGTGGCCGAGGGCATCGGTGCCGGTCTGGCCCGCGACGCGCTGGCCATCAAGGTGAACGGCGAGGTGCGCGATTTGGACCGCCCCATCACCGAGGACGCTGAGATCGCGATCCTCACGTGGGACGACGAGGAGGGCAAGCAAACCTTCTGGCATTCCTCCGCCCACCTCATGGCGGAGGCGCTGCAGGCGCTCTATCCGGAGGTCAAGTTCACAATCGGGCCGCCCATCGACCAAGGCTTCTACTACGACGTGGACCTGGGCGACCAGACGCTCTCCGCCGACGAGCTGGAGAAGATCGAAGAGAAGATGGTCGAACTCGCCCGCCGCGACGCCAAATACGAGCGGCACGAGGTCTCGAAGGCGGACGCGGTCAAGCACTACGAGGAGGAGGGCAACGAGTACAAGCTGGAGCTGATCGAGGGCCTGGAGGAGGGCGAGATTTCCTTCTATCAGCAGGGCGAGTTCACCGACCTCTGCCGCGGCCCACACATCCCGTCGACCGGGGACATCAAGGCGCCGAAGCTGCTGTCGGTGGCCGGCGCGTACTGGCGCGGGGACGAGACGAACCCGCAGCTCACCCGCATCTACGGAATCACCTTCCCCAAGCAGAAACTGCTGGAAGATTTTCTGGAGCGGCGCCGGAAGGCGAAGGAACGCGACCACCGCAAGCTCGGCAAGGAGCTAAACCTCTTTGCCTTCGACACCGAGCAGGTGGGCCCCGGCCTGCCCATGTGGCTGCCCAAGGGCACGACGCTGCGGCAGACGCTCCGCGGGGTCCTGCAGCAGGAGCAGGTGAAGCAGGGCTACAAACCGGTCTGCACCCCTCACATCGGGCGGCTCGACCTCTACCGCACCAGCGGGCACTACCCGCACTACGAGGACGACCAGTTCCCGCCGATGGTGACCGGACAGGGGGACGACGGCGAGGAGGACGGCTACCTCCTCAAGCCGATGAACTGCCCGCACCACGTCAAGATCTACCAGAACGACCACCACTCGTACCGGGACCTCCCGGTGCGGCTGGCCGAATTCGGGACCGTCTACCGCCAGGAGCAGACCGGCGAGCTCGGCGGGCTGACCCGTGTGCGCGGCTTCACGCAGGACGACGCGCACATCTTCTGCACCCCCGGGCAGGTCAAAGACGAGTTCAAGTCCGTCATCGACCTCACCCTGAAGGTGCTCGACGCCCTGGGCTTCGAGGAATTCGAGGCGCAGATCTCGCTCCGCGATCCCGACGACACCGAAAAGTACACGGGCCGCGATGCGCTCTGGACCCGCGCCGAGCAGGACATCCGCGAGGCCGTCGCCGAAACGGACCTCGACGCTTATGAAGAGCCGGGCGAGGCCGCCTTCTACGGGCCGAAGCTTGACTTCATGGTGGAGGACGCGCTGGGCCGCGCCTGGCAGCTCGGCACCATCCAGGTCGACTACAACCTGCCGGAGCGCTTCGAGCTGACGTACGTCGACGAGCACGACGAGCGGAAGCGGCCGGTGATGATCCACCGCGCCCCGTTCGGGTCGCTGGAGCGCTTCATTGGCGTGCTGATCGAGCACTGTGGGGGTAAGTTCCCCACCTGGCTCGCCCCGACGCAGGTGCAAATCATTCCGGTAGGCGACGATTTCGTCGACTACGCCCAAGAGGTAGCAGCCACCCTCCGCGCCGACGACGTGCGCGTCGAGATCGATACGTCCGACGAGACGGTCGGCTACAAGATCCGCGAGGCCGAGACTCAGAAGGTCCCCTACATGCTCGTCGTGGGTGGGGACGAGGAAGAAGACGGCACCGTCTCGGTCCGCTCTCACGCCGACGGCCCACAGGGCACCGTTTCGGTCCAGGACTTTCTCGACCGCATCGGTCCGGAGTTCGAACCAACACTCGATTAGCCGACCGCCCGTCTCCCCCCGCAGACCGCTCCGATTCAGGCGACCTTCACTGAAACCTCAAAGGGTCGTTCGCGTGTGTGATTACAGCATCTGCTGACTCGGTCTTTCGTGCTGGAGCTCGACATTCGCTCCACACGGACCGAGTTTTTCACTATCCCCGAGTTCTTCTCTCGAAAAACCCCCAACCCCGCTATTGCTGACGTCGATAAACTCCGCGTAAACCAAGAAATTCGTGCCGACGAGGTCCGTGTAGTCGAGCCCGACGGCGACCACGACGTGGTCCCGACCGGAGAGGCCCTCGACCGCGCTCGCAACCACGAACTCGATCTCGTGGAGGTTGCGCCGGACGCCGACCCGCCCGTCTGTAAGATCCTCGACTACGGCAAGTACCGCTACGAAAAGCAAAAGGAGGAGCAGCGGCGCCGGAAGAAGTCGAAGTCGATGGAGATGAAGGAGCTTCGCTTCCGGCCCCGGACCGAGGAGCACGACTTCAACTTCAAGGTCGATCACGCCCGCGAATTCCTGGAAGACGGCAACAAGGTCAAGGCGTACGTCCAGTTCAAGGGGCGCGACATCGTCTACAAGGACCAGGGAATGGACCTGCTGCGCCGGATGATTGAGGAGCTCCAGGAGATTGCCCGCATCGACCAGCAGCCGGAAATGGAAGGCCGGCGGATGGTCATGATCCTCGCCCCACACAAGAACAAGTAGGACAACCGTGCCTTCGGCGTGGGCCTGCGGCTCGTGTGCGGCCCCGACCGTGCTCGAGCACAGTGCCTCTTTGTGGACTCTGTGCGGACGGGAACGCACGAGCGCCCCTCTCATACACAGCGTGTTCGACTTCTGCGTACTTCGTGAATGAATCCCCTCGGGGTGTTGCTGCCATGCCCAAGATGAAATCCCACAGCGGTGCCAAGAAGCGCTTTAAGACGACCGGAAACGGCAAGATCAAGCGCAAGAAGGCAAACAAGGGGCACCTGCTAACCAAGAAAAATGCGAAGCGCAAGCGCCAGCTGCGCAAGAGCGTAGTCGTCGATGACAAGGCGAACCGGGATCGGGTTAAGCGCATGCTGTCCACGTAGTCGCGCCGAAGATGCGGGACGGGCTATTCGATGGAGGGCCTTGTTCGGTCCTCCATCCGTTGTTTGTGGAGTCTTTCCCGGACACGTGTTGGCCTCCTGCTGGCGATCGACTAATTTATATCTTCGACTGTGTTGTCAAACTGACGTTCTGCTTTTATGCCGCGCGCAACGAACAAGCCGGCGACCCGTCGGCGACGCAAGAAAATTCTGAATAAGGCGAAGGGCTACTGGGGCCGTCGGAGCAAGGTCTACAAGGTGGCCAAGCACGCGGTCGAAAAGGGCCTCCAGTACGCCTACCGGGACCGTCGCCAGAAGAAGCGCCGGTTTCGGCGGCTGTGGATCACCCGCATCAACGCCGCGACGCGCCAGCACGACGTGAGCTACTCCCAGTTCATGGGCCAGTACCGGAAGTCGGATCTGGACATGAACCGGAAGGTGCTTGCCGACCTGGCCGTTCATGACCCGGACGCCTTCGAGCAGGTTGTAGACCACGTGATGGAGTGAGCGGCGCGCGACACGTGAGACGTGAAGAGCAGTACACGGGATCTGGAGAGTGGAAACCACGCATCACGTCTCACGCCTCCTCTCCTTAGCTGTCCTGCTGCGATGTTGTCGATCCGTCCATCATTCCGGTTCGCCTTTGCGTTTCTGATCCCTTCGAGTCCGCAGGGGCGTTGAATGTCGACCGCCAATATTGCCGGTGACGTCGTCCCGCCCCTGCCCCACAGGCTCGGCGGGATTTTTTATTGCGGCCTGCGTCTCGGGTCCTCGCCTCCGACGCCGCGTCGCTCTCCGTGACCCTTGACTCGCGACTCCCTTCCATGCCCGACGAAATCGACCAGCTCCGTGAACAGATTGAGGCCGAATCGATCGAGAGCGCCGAGGACGCCGAGGCCTTTCGCATTGAGTACCTCGGTCGCAATCAGGGCGCAATCCCAGACCTGTTCGATCAGATCGGCGACCTTCCCCCGGAGGAACGCCCCGAGTTCGGAAGGCGCCTCAACGCCCTGAAGGACCGCGCTCAGGAGCGAATCGACGAGGCGGAGGCGCGCCTTGAGCGTCAGAAGCAGGCGGGCGGGCCCGACATCGACCTCACCCTGCCGGGCCGACGCGGCTTCAGGGGATCGACGCATCCACTCACGCAGACGCTCGACGAGATTCTGCGCATCCTGCGTGGGCTCGGTTTTTCCACCCACGAGGGGCCGGAGATCGAGACCGACTGGCACAACTTCACGGCCCTCAACTTTCCGCCCGACCACCCGGCGCGGGACATGCAGGACACCTTCTTCCTCGAAGACCCGCCCGAAGAGACGGAGCCCCGCGTCCTTCGCACCCACACCTCGCCGGGCCAGATCCGGATCATGGAGACCCAGGCGCCGCCCATTCGGGTCGCGGTGCCGGGGCGCGTGTACCGCAACGAAGCGATTTCGTACAAGTCGTTCTGTCTCTTCCACCAGGTGGAGCTGCTGTACGTGGACGAGGACGTGACGATGGCTCAGCTCAAGCAGGTACTCTACAGCCTTGCCCGCGCGCTCTTCGGGGAGGACGTGACGCTTCGCTTCCGCCCCAGCTACTTTCCCTTCACCGAGCCGAGCGCTGAAGTGGACGTCTGGTGGGACGATGAGGACGACGAGGACGGCGGACAGTGGATGGAAATTTTGGGCTGCGGCATGGTGCATCCCAACGTCTTCGAGTCGGTCGATGTGGACCCCGAGCGGTACACCGGCTACGCAGTGGGCATGGGCGTGGAGCGGATGGCCATGCTTCGGCACGGCATCGACGACATCCGGATCTTCTACGAGAATGATGTGCGGTTCCTAGAGCAATTCTAGCCGCTCACCGGGCGCAAAATCCGCCTCGGGAGGTCGTTTGCGGATTCCGTGCGTAGGGGGACGCCTGCGCAGCACGCATTACGAAATCCCCCGGTCCCTTGACGTTGACTGTTCTCATCCTGACGCGCTAACCCGTGGACATAAGCTACAACTGGCTAAATCAGTACGTCGACCACGACTGGCCCCCCGAGGACCTGGCCGAGCGCCTCACCATGGCCGGGCTTGAGGTGGAAACGGTCAGTCCGCTGGGGCAGTCGCTCGACGGCGTGGTGGTCGGCGAGGTGACCGCCGTCCGCGAGCACCCAAACGCCGACCGCCTCGTGCTCTGTGACGTGCACCTCGGCGACGGGGCCCCTGCCCAGATTGCCTGCGGCGCATCCAACGTGGCCGCGGGGCAGAAAGTCCCGGTCGCCACCGTCGGCACCACCCTGTCGCTCCCCGATCCGGACACTCCCGAGGCGCGGCAGGAGCTTACTGTGGAGGCACGCGAACTGCGGGGGGAGGCCTCGGAGGGCATGATCTGCGCGGAGGACGAACTCGGGCTCTCGGACGACCACTCCGGCATCATGGTGCTCGACGACGACGCGCCCGTCGGCACGCCGTTTCCGGAGTACCTCGACGACCACGACCTTCCCGCCACCGACGCGGTGCTCGACATCGACCTCACCCCAAACCGTCCCGACGCCACCAGCCATCTCGGCGTGGCCCGCGACGTGGCGGCCCTGGCGGACAACGCGCTGCGAACACCGCCGGTCGACCTGCCTTCGCCGGGCGGCACCGTGGCCGAGGAAATCACCGTCGACGTTCGGGACGAGGCCGGGTGCCCCCGGTACGTGGCCCTAGTGGTGCGGGGCGTGAACGTGACCGAGTCGCCCCTCTGGCTGCGCCGCCGCCTCACGGCCATCGGCCTGCAGCCGCGCAACCACGTGGTGGACGTGACCAATTTCGTGCTTCACGAGTGCGGCCAGCCGCTCCACGCCTTCGACCTCGACGCGATTGCCGACGACACGATCGTCGTTCGTCGCACCGACGACGAAACGTCCTTCACGACGCTCGACGACGAGGAGCGCGAGCTCCCCGCGGATACGCTTCTCATTTGCGACGCCGAGGCCCCGGTGGCCGTGGCGGGCGTCATGGGCGGCGCCAACTCCGAGGTCTCCTCCGACACGACCGACGTGCTCATCGAGAGCGCGTACTTCGACCCGTCCACAATCCGCCGCACCGCCAAGGCACTCGACCTTCAGACCGACTCGTCGTACCGCTTCGAGCGAGGCGTCGACCGCGACGGGCAGGCGTGGGCCGCCGCCCGCGCCGCCCGTCTGATCGCCGAGCTGGGCGGCGGCACCGTCGTCCCCGGCATGGTCGACGAACACTCTACCCCGCCCCCCACCAAGACGGTCGCCCTCCGCCCCGACCGGCTCACCCAGGTGTTGGGGACCGACGTGGCGACCTCCGAGGCGACTCGTCTGCTCGACGCCATCGGCTTCAACGTCGAGGCGGGCGAGGACGCGCTGCACTGCACCGTGCCGACCTGGCGGCCCGACGTGTCGATCGAGGAGGACCTGATCGAGGAGGTGGCCCGCCTTTACGGCTACGACCAGATTCCGGAGCCGGAGCGTGTGCCCGTTCCAAGCCGCACGCCGCGGCAGCCGCCGGTGGAGACGCTGGAGCGGCAGACGCGCGGGCTCCTGAAGGGCCTCGGCTACCGCGAGATCTACACCAACAGCATGCTGCGCGAGGACCGCGCCGAGCGCTTCAACGTGCCCCCGGCCGGCGGCGATCGAGCGCCCGTCGTGGAGACGAAAAACCCAATCTCGGAGGAGATGGCCGCCCTGCGTCCACGGCTGCTGCCGGGGGCGCTAGAGGTTATGCAACACAACCGAAACCACGGGCAGGAGGCGCTCCGCGTGTTTGAGTTCGGACACGTCTTTCGCCGTGCCGCCGACCCGGACGATCCAGTCGTCCCCGGCTACAGCGAACACCCCGCGTTGCTGATTGCACTCAGCGGTCCCCATGCGCCCACCGGGTGGGACGTCGAGCCGCGCGCAGCCGATATTTTCGACCTGAAGGGCAC
It encodes the following:
- the nfi gene encoding deoxyribonuclease V (cleaves DNA at apurinic or apyrimidinic sites), producing MNESLPQSHDWNVSTDEAKRIQRRLASEVTERALPDGVETVAGIDVSVRDDMAQAAVSVLQLPELNVVDEAVHRCEVPFPYVPGLLSFREMPAVLPALERLRATPDVFVTDSHGAAHPRRFGLACHLGVLLDVPAVGVAKSILIGAPQGELSPEKGSRVPLVDDGETIGTVLRTRTDVNPVYVSIGHRCTLDGAAALMLECSPRYKIPEPTRQAHKLSRADG
- the thrS gene encoding threonine--tRNA ligase, which gives rise to MAEIDETSIDITLPDGSTQTHPAGTTGLEVAEGIGAGLARDALAIKVNGEVRDLDRPITEDAEIAILTWDDEEGKQTFWHSSAHLMAEALQALYPEVKFTIGPPIDQGFYYDVDLGDQTLSADELEKIEEKMVELARRDAKYERHEVSKADAVKHYEEEGNEYKLELIEGLEEGEISFYQQGEFTDLCRGPHIPSTGDIKAPKLLSVAGAYWRGDETNPQLTRIYGITFPKQKLLEDFLERRRKAKERDHRKLGKELNLFAFDTEQVGPGLPMWLPKGTTLRQTLRGVLQQEQVKQGYKPVCTPHIGRLDLYRTSGHYPHYEDDQFPPMVTGQGDDGEEDGYLLKPMNCPHHVKIYQNDHHSYRDLPVRLAEFGTVYRQEQTGELGGLTRVRGFTQDDAHIFCTPGQVKDEFKSVIDLTLKVLDALGFEEFEAQISLRDPDDTEKYTGRDALWTRAEQDIREAVAETDLDAYEEPGEAAFYGPKLDFMVEDALGRAWQLGTIQVDYNLPERFELTYVDEHDERKRPVMIHRAPFGSLERFIGVLIEHCGGKFPTWLAPTQVQIIPVGDDFVDYAQEVAATLRADDVRVEIDTSDETVGYKIREAETQKVPYMLVVGGDEEEDGTVSVRSHADGPQGTVSVQDFLDRIGPEFEPTLD
- the infC gene encoding translation initiation factor IF-3 — protein: MLELDIRSTRTEFFTIPEFFSRKTPNPAIADVDKLRVNQEIRADEVRVVEPDGDHDVVPTGEALDRARNHELDLVEVAPDADPPVCKILDYGKYRYEKQKEEQRRRKKSKSMEMKELRFRPRTEEHDFNFKVDHAREFLEDGNKVKAYVQFKGRDIVYKDQGMDLLRRMIEELQEIARIDQQPEMEGRRMVMILAPHKNK
- the rpmI gene encoding 50S ribosomal protein L35, whose product is MPKMKSHSGAKKRFKTTGNGKIKRKKANKGHLLTKKNAKRKRQLRKSVVVDDKANRDRVKRMLST
- the rplT gene encoding 50S ribosomal protein L20, producing the protein MPRATNKPATRRRRKKILNKAKGYWGRRSKVYKVAKHAVEKGLQYAYRDRRQKKRRFRRLWITRINAATRQHDVSYSQFMGQYRKSDLDMNRKVLADLAVHDPDAFEQVVDHVME
- the pheS gene encoding phenylalanine--tRNA ligase subunit alpha; its protein translation is MPDEIDQLREQIEAESIESAEDAEAFRIEYLGRNQGAIPDLFDQIGDLPPEERPEFGRRLNALKDRAQERIDEAEARLERQKQAGGPDIDLTLPGRRGFRGSTHPLTQTLDEILRILRGLGFSTHEGPEIETDWHNFTALNFPPDHPARDMQDTFFLEDPPEETEPRVLRTHTSPGQIRIMETQAPPIRVAVPGRVYRNEAISYKSFCLFHQVELLYVDEDVTMAQLKQVLYSLARALFGEDVTLRFRPSYFPFTEPSAEVDVWWDDEDDEDGGQWMEILGCGMVHPNVFESVDVDPERYTGYAVGMGVERMAMLRHGIDDIRIFYENDVRFLEQF